A stretch of the Synechocystis sp. PCC 7338 genome encodes the following:
- a CDS encoding DUF6335 family protein — MDINQYFANCSDDYLDSEQNTSEQFLFSDLTGSEDDDIFFDGLIDRDTGFGHVVRLMRMPHLDNGNLSGGDPDDNWYQAEVVGEEAVGGDNPTPDQNVTEGLLQSMGIASVDGRPVATVRNFGARDQRRWELDPDSAEDHQNPQDED, encoded by the coding sequence ATGGATATCAATCAATATTTTGCCAATTGTAGCGACGATTATCTCGATTCTGAACAGAATACCTCTGAGCAATTTTTATTCTCAGATCTAACGGGATCAGAGGATGATGACATTTTTTTTGATGGCTTAATTGACCGGGATACGGGTTTTGGTCATGTGGTCAGACTGATGAGAATGCCCCACCTGGACAATGGCAACCTCAGCGGTGGTGATCCCGATGACAATTGGTATCAAGCAGAAGTTGTGGGGGAAGAAGCAGTGGGCGGCGACAATCCTACCCCCGATCAGAATGTGACGGAAGGATTACTGCAATCCATGGGCATTGCCAGTGTGGACGGTCGCCCGGTGGCCACGGTGAGAAACTTTGGGGCTAGGGATCAACGTCGTTGGGAACTGGATCCCGATTCCGCTGAAGATCATCAAAATCCCCAGGACGAAGACTGA